The Seriola aureovittata isolate HTS-2021-v1 ecotype China chromosome 8, ASM2101889v1, whole genome shotgun sequence genome contains the following window.
GTAAATGGGACTGTGCGCCTTTCCCCCTATGCTTTTTGTACCCGCACCTCAGTTTTCAAAAAGTATACAGCACTTGGATggattattttcaaatttggtTGCTGTCAAAAATCCCTAACATGCTGTCATGTTAGTATGTTCGCATCTGAgaaattattttctgatgtaATTTTTAATAGCAACCTGTGCAAAAACACTAGTGTGTAAGCAACACTACTGATGCAGTATAAAAAGTTCACATTGTTGATCTTGCTTCAAGCAAAGGGGATATTACAACTTTTTCACAGTTAAAACTTTGTCAGAGTAAAACTTGTTTTCGGTAAAATAGTGATTATACATGGTGATCAATCCAGCCTGAAAGTATTGCATGCTGGGGTCAAAGCTTTGCTTCAAATGACTGATAGGAAAATTAAATCATTAGGATTAAATCaaaggaaaaatgacaaatttggACTAACTTGTTTCCTAGGTGCTTGTTTACATGCAGCCATTTAACCAATCCATCAAAGGTATTTTTCAAAAATCAGACATAGAGAGAATTAAAAAGGTGGAGTACACAGTGGATTtatcaggttttatttttccattgtgGGGCCAAGCAGGGCGTCTCAGGCCAACTCAGAATGAATCAGGTATTGGATTAAAGGACTCTGATTATTTGCAACCATGCCCTACATCTCTGAATATGATAAAATGCAGGTTCTTTCAGAAACATTGGATTAGAGAGGTGGAGTGGCAAATATTTAGTATTATTAAACAGGTCTTTGATAATCCCACACGATTGTGTGATCTGAGAGCAAAAGTAGAATCCTGTTGACTGTCATGCTATTCTACATAGTGATCTTCAACAGCTAATATATTTTCTGTGCTCGAATACAGAGTGGAGATAAAAGCTGATTGACAGTGCTTTAATCACTCAGTAATTCCATGTTACTATAGAAGAATAAAGGGCCAAAAGTGACCATACAAATGTGGAGGATGAGAGACTTGGAAATTCTCAGTCCATGGTTTTTGACCATCATTTTGCACATTCCATGTCCCTTTTCCACAAGAGAAGGAAACTTCAAGATGTTTTACAAGCACATGCTATTGCACttacccttctctctctttggtGCTTTTTGCACAGTGTTCATtccaaaagtaaataaatgcatGCTATATTGGAGCAACGGCTATTGTAATCATCTCTTGCAGGGGTATGGTGGCCTTGACTTGAGAAATGCTGTTTTATAAAGAATAAACGCTTGAAACTGTCAGTGCATCCTTTCAATCTATTCATTCAACTGTTTTTACTTACATAAAGTGGCACCAGGGATGAGACTTTAAGTCATATAAAGGTTGTGTTTAACTCGAGGAGGACATAGGCTTGTTTTGAGGTCTGGAATCACACAGAATCACCAGCAGGTTCACCACTAGAGACACTTTGTGCGAGAAAGCAGTGATCAaaaccatcattcattttacaaaaatacGAATTATGTCAGGCTTACATTTCATTTAGAGATTGTCTTTCAGTGTAAATGTGCAGCCACAAAATTGTACTTTTAACACCACTACCTTTACTTGGCAGCTGGTTACTTTTCAGTATAAGATTTCTCACGTAGACAGTAATGTTagttcatacatacatacaacatattTTTCTATGTGATTGCAGACTGGCATGACATGTTATACATCTATAGACTAAATGTAGGGTTATGACAATGGATTGTGGTGCAAGAGGCTTTAGGTGTCCCccagacaataaaataaaataatgaaataaacagcTCTGCCTTGGTATGAATCGACCTCAGGTGTGTCTATTAAAACGTCATGTTATCCTCTGTAGAAATGTGTGGATTCAGCTCCCCGCTTTATGTGTCGTTCTGGTCCCACTCCTCTCCTGCCACTGCCTGAAGTACCGCTGCCTCTCATCCTCACAGACCTCtctgtgtcttctctctcctctctctctctcgatgcGTTGCCGTTTAAAAATCTGCTATAGCGAATTTCGTGTCCCTTGTTTCCTTATATGGTGATCAGCGTCGCGGCCCGACCCCTCCTTGCGCTGGGAGCGAGGCGCGTGCACCGGCCGCCGCCGCCGCTTGCCGTTCACTTCCATATTTGGAAGTGAGTTGAACAAGAACTGCACGGAGGgcaggggggagaggaggaggcagggggaagaggaggaggcagggagggcGGGGATGAATGGCGGAGAATTTCCTCCCACCCCGAAACCGCTTTGCGCAGAGCAGGCTTCTGAATGTCGGTCAAAGCAGCAACACACCCGCTTTACTTATTAATCACTCCTCACGCCACTGGTGTAATAATTAATAGAACGTATTTGAACCGATTCTCAAATTACAACACTGTTCACAATGATACCCACATACATGGCCTAttggctatatatatatatataaaaagaatatAGCTTCAACCATAATGTTCGTAATTCTATTGTACATCAAGTACTAAAGCACTGTTAAATACTTTTATAATATAGCATATCTGATATCACCAGGGATTTGTAGGTTTAGTCAAATAGctattacacaaacacatattccCATAATGCTCTCCGTTACTTGTTTAGTATGTTTGATTTctcaacacatactgtaacaataaaataataaatactgcCAATATCACTGGGAAAATAAGaagtaaaaaagacaaataaattatGAGTGAAATACTAATCCCCTCAAACTGGTGGCAATTGGTGTGACGTTTAACAGTGGTCAATAATATGTTAAGATTTATCTAGGAAAATGATTTGTATTACctgtttaatctgtttatttaaaacactGATCTGAAGCTAATTATTAATTAGATTACATTCACAGATTAAAAGCATTAATCAATTGTAAACACCaacaagcaaataaaaacatcccGATGCTCGTGCTTTGCAAATGGGCGCTCCCGCTCGTGTACCTTGCTCTAGCAGGATCGCGCCTATAGGCGCGTTCACGTTGCGTATCCAGTGTGTGAGTGCGAGCGGCAGTTGACCATCACAGTCCATTCAGTTTCTACCCAGACGCTGACAAGTCTAATCCACAGCAATGGTAGGTTTaacgccttttttttttttttaatagcacTTCATGTCTTCTCGCTGGTTCCACTGCGTCTCATATACTTGATTTCAATATATAGGGAGCTTCATTGTCAatttatgttatattttgtgGATTACGGTATTGGTTTTAGCATCAAACATAGCAAGACATCTCTGTGCCGCAGGAGAAGCTGCTAGCACCGGGGCTAGGTGGTGAGCCTCTCCGCTGTGCGAGAAGCTGGAAAGCTAGTAATGCTTTCAGAGAGCCTGACGAAGCCGCAGGTCATACTCCTCACATTCAGCGAATGTACAGTGCggtatttttttctcaatattgTGATAAGAGGCCAGATAAACGACTGACGATCCCAAACAACTGGCGCCATTTCGTTCATCTGTCCGTGTTTCACCGACATAAAGCCGCTTTACAAAAGGCCCTGCCTGCGTTAGATAGTTGTCATGACGCGGGTCCGGTGTTTGAACTGCATcatgtttctgttatttcacCTGAGCTCGTCGGTCCTTCCACGGAGGAGCGACGCTGGCAGGTGCAGCAGCGACTCGGGGCCGTCAAGCTAATGGTATTGTTAGCTGAACTAGCTACGttagcaaagacagaaaatgacacCCATTATGGCTGGCGCTAGCTGTGATTTCCTGGTTCTTTGTCTGTACGCGGCTTCCTCGCTAACAGCATTTTAGACTGTGGTTGACTGCGTGCTTTAAGTCGAGTACGTTTTAGCCCATAGTGATACTAAATGAGCAAAATGTAGGTTTATGGTCCATTTGCGTTGTGGCAGTAAATGTGTGAATTGACAGACGAACAATCGGTTAGAGCAGAGTTTTGCCTTATATAGCAAGCTAGCGTACACATGTGCGTGTGCTGCATTCATGGCCCCACCCTGAATTTGGTGCAAAGACCATTTTGTTTGGTCCCGTATTATAATGGATCTGCACTCGGATATCATTTACTGTCATCTGCACTGTGATAATTTTGCCATGTATCTACGCACATGTAGGGACAAATATGACAGAATTATCACCATTATGTAACGCCCGTTTGGCAGTGTTGGATTCGTTAGCTAAAGCTAGCGGGCCGCTGTCTCTGGATCTTCGTGGTCGGTGCTGCGCATCTTTTTAGTTGCGCATCTAATTTGTACAGCCGTCTATACACCCTGAACGCCCGTCACGCGATTAGACTACTGCACAGTACCAAGAGGAAATATTTACCGGATATCTCAATTCATTGAAACACGGTCATCATACATAAGTGAAGCATAGAGATACCGGATATGGCAGAATATGCGTTATTTTTGGCATTAAAACAACACGTAAAATTAGCTCATATGATCATATATCCGTCGTATAACTTTTacatcaggtttttttttttaaacatccagCAGTGATGTCTATTGTCTTTCATTGCTGAGTCTGCACCTTTAACAACCTGACATCAACTAAATCTGCCTGCTGAACAGTTCCCCTTTCCCTATCCAGTGTTTTTTTAAGAGTTTGAATACAAAGGCGTTAGGCCTGTGGTTGGTAGTGAAAATGTCCCTTATGATAATAGCTTGTGAGGCCTGTAATCTTAACTGTTCCTCCGTGTAAGAGAATTAAAGACTTGGACTGTGACTAGATTTGTATTGAGCCACTTTAACGTCGACGTCTGTAAAGAAAAGTATCCATGGTTCATATTAGATGAGGTGAGAGCTTAGTGGTCACCATGGTGATAGTAGTCTgcctttataaataaacaaaatataacaatcCCATGGCAAATTGTGGCAAGGCAAAGAAGTGGAAACATAAAAGAACTTGATTGACTCAACAGTTGTAAATCATGTTTGGGTACAATAAAGAGAAATACAAAGGATATGGCCATAAGAAAGCAGTGAGACAAATGTGTCGTGTCaagtaaaaaaagaatattGATATTTGTTACCTTGGtaaatatttttggaaaaagcaaagaacatgaaaaataagAGTATAATGCTTATTCTATTGATGGGTGGATTATGGACGTGATTAAAGATTGTTTGCTGGTTAATTATTATTCTAAAAGTCACTGTTATCTCACACAGGCCTTTTACTCCTTGAGCAAACAAACTGTGCCCGTTCTGCTTGGCAGTTGGGTTCCCTTTCCGTCTTTCCTGCCCCATTATTTCCTTTtcattgttgtctttttttccattgacACATTGCTGGTAGGTAGCAGTTTTCTTCCATCTTCTCATGAGACTGCATTTTCCTGTGATGGATTGCCTTAAACAGAGTCAGAAGACCTGACTGAGTGAGTTTATGGAGCAGCTGTGACTTGGCGATGTGACTTGTATTCTATATTTCAACAGAAGCGCCATTGTCTGTGACTGAACCCTGCTCCGAAACGCTTAATTCCGGACCACACCCTCACCCACATGGTCATCTTTATGGCAGAGATACATGACTTCTGCCTCTGCTCGCAGAGAGAACTCATATAATGTTTTATACCAACTGGTCCTGCCCCAGTGACAGATGGACTTTGAGCAAGTGACACTAGGCACATATTGTTGTTTCTTTCCTTCGGTACTCTTGCTGTCTGATCTCATACATAATAAATGGAATTAAAAGGCTGTGGTGACTGAATCATCATTGTTGATTTCATTTGCACCAACTGTGCTGGCAGTTAATAATTTTCAGATTGCATTACACAATTTTTAACACCATGACCAACAGCTTGTCACGGCCACACCTTTTTGGTTTCAAACCTTTTTATCAGTTGTCCTCGTAGAAGCattcttgctgtgtgtgtgatagtcACATGCCACCCTCTCAGACCCTCTTCATTTTCATAAtgtctgtatttactgtactcGTGTCCTCACTTCTGCCCTGTTGGAAAACGATGACAAGTGCTGTCTTGTTTCATAGAGTAGAGCTCCAACTACCAGTTATTTACTTTATCAGTTAGTCTGtcgatttttttattttatttaaaaggtattattatttttttttagattaatcCTTTGGTCCATTAATGGTCTGAAAATAGCAATAAATACCTGTAACAAGTTCCTAAAGCCCAAGTCGCCatattttaagtgtttgttttgtccaacagtTTAAAAACCAAAGATGGATGAATAAGAATACCAGCAAAGTTAAACATTAGAGCTGGATCAAGACAAAACTACATGTTAAGCTGTCCCCTTGGTCACCAATTTTAACAGGCATTTTTCTCTAGTCTGTCATTTTATAGATGAAACAATGAATCTattaattgaaaacataattggaagattaatcaataatgaaagtaaacGGTAGTTGTAGCCCtaattcacatttgaaaagctgcaaCTGGTGAATTTTTGATGCCAAGACTTTGACTTAAAACGATTGATAatcaaaatggattaaaaagaTTAACCAGCACCTATTGATTAATCAACCAATTGTTCAACTCTACATTGGAACTTAACATCATtaagtgtttatttacattttaaacattttatcctTGGATCATGATTATATTTCCCAAATTAGTCCAAAGATAGGGAAAAGCATTCCCAGTTATAGCAATGCATTTTCTACTAGatcaaaaatcatttcaaatacatttgttttttattgttagGGTTATGGTGGGTTGTATACTCTACTGCTGTATTTGCAGTAATGGCAGCTGCCATGTTAAACTATGAATATATTGGACTCTGAGTCAACATACCGTTCTCTCCACAGGCCTCCGGCGTGAAAGTGACCGATGAAGTTATCGCAGTCTTCAATGACATGAAGGTGCGCAAGGCTCAGGCAAACGAggatgagaagaggaagaggaagaaggccATTCTGTTCTGTCTGAGCAAGGACCTCAAGAACATCGTTCTGGATGATGGCAAAGAGATCCTGCTGGGTGACTTGGGAACCACAGTCCAGGATCCATACCAGCACTTCGTGAAGATGCTGCCCCCAGACGACTGCCGCTACGCCCTGTATGACGCAACCTATGAGaccaaagaaacaaagaaggaGGACCTGGTCTTCATCTTCTGGTGAGTGCAGCCATTATCACACATTATAGGGTTTATGATCTTCATTAAGACAACATTtggctttaatatttttttcccctctcacaGGGCTCCAGATAGTGCCCCCTTGAAGAGCAAGATGATCTATGCCAGCTCAAAAGATGCTATCAAGAGGAAATTTGAAGGTGAGTCAGACTTAAAGCTGCCCTAATCAATTGTCCTTGTATTGACACTGGGTCAAATGTGGTTAGTGACAGCCCCACCAAAGATTAACACCTGACTATGCACTTCCCCTCAACTAGCATCTAGGTGtctttcagcttattgttttggcTTTACATCCTACCACTTACTGTTTTgttcactctca
Protein-coding sequences here:
- the cfl1 gene encoding cofilin-1; this encodes MASGVKVTDEVIAVFNDMKVRKAQANEDEKRKRKKAILFCLSKDLKNIVLDDGKEILLGDLGTTVQDPYQHFVKMLPPDDCRYALYDATYETKETKKEDLVFIFWAPDSAPLKSKMIYASSKDAIKRKFEGIKHEWQVNGLEDLKDRHTLAEKLGGSSVVSLEGSPI